The Candidatus Delongbacteria bacterium genome includes the window AACTATCAAATATTCTATAAGACTTGGACAATAGTTCCATTGCTTCTTCGTATTCTTCTCTATTTATCAGAATGTCTCCAATATTAGAGTACGCAATCGCAACCCCCAGTGAATCTCCGATTTCATCTGCTATAATTGCACTTTTATTATACGAATTAATGGCATTTGTATAATCACCAGATTCCTCATACAAAATACCTTTCACGTTCAATAATTCTCCCTTCAGCGATACAACATCCGGATTGTTCTCTATATCTATCGTTTTATCTATTGCATTATTAATGATATCAAAACCATGCTCAAGATCTCCCTGATAATAAAGCACCAGACCTTGGGCTTTCATAATTTTGATCTTATTAATCATATTTGTTTCATGTTTAAACAATGAATCAGAAAGAGTATACGCTTTGTCTAAATCCGAATACAAGTGTTTATAAAGCCTTTTCAAATCATCATCGAAGTTAGAGTAGAGAAGTGTCGTTATGAATAGAATTAGTAATAGCTTAATCATAAATTCCTCATTGAAAGATATTTATCAAGAACCATTTTTCAATCTTAATATAACTATAATCTCATAGATTTTCACAATAATTTTTATTAGCTTGCTAAAGAATATCCAAATCTTTAATTTGAACTTAATATACCAGATAACAATATAGATTCTGTATTCTAAAGGGAGTAGTTATGAATTATAAAGATGTGAAAGATAAGCTTTTTAACCTCTATTACGAACAGAAAAAAAAAATATCAACAAAACAGATAAATTCCGATGAATATACATCATATTTAGAAAATTTACTTGAAAATATGTTTGAAATATTTGATTTACATTTTGATGAAAAAGTATCAATAAATAAACTTATGGATTTTTTAGATAAAGGAGTAATGGTTTTAGATAAAGATAAGAAGGTACTTCTTCTGAATAATATTGCAGCACAAATATTGGAGAAAGAGAAGAGTAAAATAGTGGATTTTGGAATTCATAATTTTATAAAGGGTGAAGTACATGATTCAGAAAAATGTCTTATATGTAGATCCATAGAGAACTTAATAGGAAATGATTTAGAGTACTATGACCCTTACATTGAAAAGTATTTAAAACTTAAAACACATCCTGTTGTTAAAAACAGTGAATTGGAATATCTTTTTGTTTCTATTGACGATATCACAGAGAAAAAAAATTACGAGATAGAACTAACTCACAAATTGAGGGAGATTGAAAAACTTAACATAGAGTTAGAAAGTCAAAATAGTACCTTAAAAAGGACTCTTTTCCTAGTAAATGAAAAAGAGAAAAGCTATAAAAGATTATTTGAAAATATGAATAGTGGTGTCGCAATATTTAAAGCAATAGGAGATGGAGAAGATTTTGAGATTTTGGACTTTAACAAATGTGCTCAAAACATTACAAAAACCAGTATAGAAGAAATCAGAGGGAAAATGTTAAGCAAACTATTTCCAAAAATAAAAGAAACACCTCTTTTTTCATCATTTGTTAGATGTTTTACAGAAAAAAGAAATATTACTCTTGCTCCATTTTACTATGAAGATGATGTTAGGAAGGGATGGAGAGATGGAATTATTTATCTTCTTGAAGCGGACGTACTAGTTTCAGTTTTCAATGATGTAAGTGAGTCAATGAGTTATAAAAATTTAATAATTAATCAGAATAAAGAATTGGAAAGTATCTATAATTCATTTCCGAGTGGGATAGTATTCATGGGTAATAATAGAAAAATAGTTAATTTTAACAGGGCTTTTTCTGAATTGACTGGTTTTTCTAAAAATGATCTTATCAGTCAAAAAATTGATCTGATTTTCGATAATGAATTTATAGAGAAAATTACCAAATACACAATAAAAACAAACAAAGACACTTATTTTGATGTTTCTTTGGAGAAAAAAAACAAAGATAAAATTGTATGCAATCTAAAAATCTTGAATGTGAATGACTCTTATGGAAATTTGATTGGTCTTCTTTTAATTATTAATGATGTAACCGATATTAAATTCTATAAAGAAAAGCTTAATGAATCGGAGTATTTTTTAAGTGAAGCACAAAGGATAACTAGAATTGGATACTTTGCTTATTATCTTGAAAAAGATTTATGGTTTTGTTCTGATATACTAAAAGAGATCTTAGGAATTCAAAGTAATGATGTTCTAACTTATGATTTTTGGTTATCATTGATAGCTGAAGAAGATAGAGATAGAATGGATGATTATTACAAAGATTTTCTAAAAAATAGAGAAACAATATTTGATTGTGAATACAAAGTTTTTAATAGAGTAGAAGTCAAAAAAATAGTTGTACACGGAAAAGCTATTTTTTCAAATACACAGGGTAGAACCAAAATTGTTGGAACAATTCAGGATGTAACTGAAAAATATGAGCATGTTA containing:
- a CDS encoding PAS domain S-box protein, with protein sequence MNYKDVKDKLFNLYYEQKKKISTKQINSDEYTSYLENLLENMFEIFDLHFDEKVSINKLMDFLDKGVMVLDKDKKVLLLNNIAAQILEKEKSKIVDFGIHNFIKGEVHDSEKCLICRSIENLIGNDLEYYDPYIEKYLKLKTHPVVKNSELEYLFVSIDDITEKKNYEIELTHKLREIEKLNIELESQNSTLKRTLFLVNEKEKSYKRLFENMNSGVAIFKAIGDGEDFEILDFNKCAQNITKTSIEEIRGKMLSKLFPKIKETPLFSSFVRCFTEKRNITLAPFYYEDDVRKGWRDGIIYLLEADVLVSVFNDVSESMSYKNLIINQNKELESIYNSFPSGIVFMGNNRKIVNFNRAFSELTGFSKNDLISQKIDLIFDNEFIEKITKYTIKTNKDTYFDVSLEKKNKDKIVCNLKILNVNDSYGNLIGLLLIINDVTDIKFYKEKLNESEYFLSEAQRITRIGYFAYYLEKDLWFCSDILKEILGIQSNDVLTYDFWLSLIAEEDRDRMDDYYKDFLKNRETIFDCEYKVFNRVEVKKIVVHGKAIFSNTQGRTKIVGTIQDVTEKYEHVKKIAETEKLLAKSQKMEAIGQLAGGIAHDFNNQLMGINGFAELILNKALDETTKNYAANIIKSVNYASDLTTKLLAFAREGKYLDIPIDINKIISEVVTILRHSVDRQITVIEDFSVTNACVIGDPNQLQNILLNLGLNSRDAMPNGGTIVYRSDVIEIEENDLDFFKIPLSKGKYVLIEVSDNGLGIRKEIQEKIFDPFFTTKPLGKGTGLGLSAVYGTIKNHGGFIDLDSELGKGTSFFIYLPLSSDKEYFENQNDRNIENIRGEGKVLIIDDERSILNVMGESLKELGYTPIVFDNPIVALDYYVKNKNDISIILLDLIMPFMDGIKTFYKLKEINKKAKIVIISGFSINKNIKQLLKDGASGFLMKPCSGTQLSKTISDILNDKS